In Acipenser ruthenus chromosome 16, fAciRut3.2 maternal haplotype, whole genome shotgun sequence, the following proteins share a genomic window:
- the LOC117412552 gene encoding Krueppel-like factor 8 isoform X2, with translation MPAIEVKLEPIEPGASYERAAETAKPAGGAVKMESSASSSSPPPPLLCEIKTEPPEELLSSDQTEPVDLSLNKPRPSPPVCFTPSVTHNPPPLTLGSTIPAVLSPGSILASTQGADGQQILHVIHTISSVNLPSKMGGLQTIPVVVQSMPVVYTTMPSDGLTGSITVPLIGSDGKSEGSVRIKPGSTSPVEINSDSDTESGTETGATSYHPLHSGMGSTPHRQALGSPEMKRRRVHQCDYDGCNKVYTKSSHLKAHRRIHTGEKPYHCTWEGCTWKFARSDELTRHFRKHTGIKPFRCSDCDRSFSRSDHLALHRRRHVMM, from the exons ATGCCAGCCATAGAAGTCAAGCTGGAGCCCATAGAACCGGGAGCTTCG TACGAGCGGGCGGCAGAGACAGCCAAGCCAGCAGGGGGCGCCGTGAAGATGGAGTCCTCGgcatcctcctcctcccccccgccTCCCCTGCTCTGCGAGATCAAAACGGAGCCCCCGGAGGAGCTGCTGTCCAGCGACCAGACCGAACCCGTTGACCTGTCCCTGAACAAGCCCCGTCCCTCGCCCCCAGTCTGCTTCACCCCTTCAGTCACGCACAACCCCCCACCCCTCACTCTGGGCTCCACCATCCCCGCAGTCCTCTCCCCCGGCTCCATCCTGGCCTCCACACAGGGGGCGGACGGCCAGCAGATCCTGCATGTCATCCACACCATCTCCTCCGTCAACCTGCCCAGCAAGATGGGCGGCCTGCAGACCATCCCGGTGGTGGTGCAGTCAATGCCCGTGGTCTACACCACCATGCCCAGCGACGGACTGACTGGCTCCATCACAGTGCCCCTCATCGGCAGCGACGGCAAATCCGAGGGATCGG TTCGGATCAAGCCTGGCTCCACCTCCCCGGTAGAGATCAACAGCGACAGTGACACAGAGAGTGGCACAGAGACCGGCGCCACTTCCTACCACCCACTACATTCTGGGATGGG ctccacCCCACACCGGCAGGCCCTCGGGTCTCCGGAGATGAAGAGGAGGCGTGTCCACCAGTGTGACTACGACGGCTGCAACAAAGTGTACACCAAGAGCTCTCACCTGAAGGCACACCGCCGCATTCACACAG GGGAGAAGCCATACCACTGCACATGGGAGGGATGCACGTGGAAGTTTGCCCGCTCCGATGAGCTGACACGACACTTCCGCAAGCACACCGGGATCAAGCCATTTCGCTGCTCTGATTGCGACCGCAGCTTCTCGCGCTCCGACCACCTGGCTCTGCACCGGCGGCGACATGTCATGATGTGA
- the LOC117412552 gene encoding Krueppel-like factor 8 isoform X1, with protein sequence MKINCRRNRNPTRAPPSSASAPATEMHTEVPKNKKGTTNPKDSFPSSTLTPEGMPAIEVKLEPIEPGASYERAAETAKPAGGAVKMESSASSSSPPPPLLCEIKTEPPEELLSSDQTEPVDLSLNKPRPSPPVCFTPSVTHNPPPLTLGSTIPAVLSPGSILASTQGADGQQILHVIHTISSVNLPSKMGGLQTIPVVVQSMPVVYTTMPSDGLTGSITVPLIGSDGKSEGSVRIKPGSTSPVEINSDSDTESGTETGATSYHPLHSGMGSTPHRQALGSPEMKRRRVHQCDYDGCNKVYTKSSHLKAHRRIHTGEKPYHCTWEGCTWKFARSDELTRHFRKHTGIKPFRCSDCDRSFSRSDHLALHRRRHVMM encoded by the exons GGCACAACCAATCCCAAGGATTCCTTTCCCAGCAGCACACTGACGCCAGAGGGGATGCCAGCCATAGAAGTCAAGCTGGAGCCCATAGAACCGGGAGCTTCG TACGAGCGGGCGGCAGAGACAGCCAAGCCAGCAGGGGGCGCCGTGAAGATGGAGTCCTCGgcatcctcctcctcccccccgccTCCCCTGCTCTGCGAGATCAAAACGGAGCCCCCGGAGGAGCTGCTGTCCAGCGACCAGACCGAACCCGTTGACCTGTCCCTGAACAAGCCCCGTCCCTCGCCCCCAGTCTGCTTCACCCCTTCAGTCACGCACAACCCCCCACCCCTCACTCTGGGCTCCACCATCCCCGCAGTCCTCTCCCCCGGCTCCATCCTGGCCTCCACACAGGGGGCGGACGGCCAGCAGATCCTGCATGTCATCCACACCATCTCCTCCGTCAACCTGCCCAGCAAGATGGGCGGCCTGCAGACCATCCCGGTGGTGGTGCAGTCAATGCCCGTGGTCTACACCACCATGCCCAGCGACGGACTGACTGGCTCCATCACAGTGCCCCTCATCGGCAGCGACGGCAAATCCGAGGGATCGG TTCGGATCAAGCCTGGCTCCACCTCCCCGGTAGAGATCAACAGCGACAGTGACACAGAGAGTGGCACAGAGACCGGCGCCACTTCCTACCACCCACTACATTCTGGGATGGG ctccacCCCACACCGGCAGGCCCTCGGGTCTCCGGAGATGAAGAGGAGGCGTGTCCACCAGTGTGACTACGACGGCTGCAACAAAGTGTACACCAAGAGCTCTCACCTGAAGGCACACCGCCGCATTCACACAG GGGAGAAGCCATACCACTGCACATGGGAGGGATGCACGTGGAAGTTTGCCCGCTCCGATGAGCTGACACGACACTTCCGCAAGCACACCGGGATCAAGCCATTTCGCTGCTCTGATTGCGACCGCAGCTTCTCGCGCTCCGACCACCTGGCTCTGCACCGGCGGCGACATGTCATGATGTGA